From a single Luteolibacter arcticus genomic region:
- the yidC gene encoding membrane protein insertase YidC, producing MYDRKTWIVVIACSLLLAVNIFFQQKNGRLLAEQKREQAAIEAAKKPADTPAATPTAPEDKVGTLVESEPPAQMAEQLVTMETSETTFTFTSIGGGLKTAEFKNQTPGLEGPVLLNRHGSSPIGAIADSPDRLEATAYEFVEGESVKFPDSTHYKSIVFRGKLPSGLWAKKTWSLRETGNEGDPYTLDFKLHLENSTQATVNLENFSLFLGVASPLDTVETAAQTGFVWLNDRSFTFTAATAFAGGWFSKERSVITESLEKAEIAGVANQFFATAIKLNEPGKSLVWAKVADVTLKPGAKPLKAVRAGLQLPAATLAPGEPKVMNYVVFAGPKQNRVLRKMGDDWGKLMNYGFFSPFSRFMNWSLWWVHAGLDKISGKWAWGLSVIVLTILLRTVIWPLYNRSNRTMKRMAKLKPEIDKLKEKYPDDPQKMNTEMMGMYRKFGINPLGGCLPMFAQLPIFFGFYSMLLHAVEMRGQEFLWVTDLSQPDTIAHLAGIPINPLPIVMAFTSFAQMAMMPNTGGDKTQMAIMKMMPFFFLFICYNFASALALYWTVSNIFSIGQTWLSNRLPEPELKAKAGGSSKSWVERMAEKQADMERMRQARGRVVDPNTEDPGPSKKRPPRTGG from the coding sequence ATGTACGACCGCAAGACTTGGATCGTCGTCATCGCCTGCAGCCTGCTGCTCGCGGTAAACATCTTCTTTCAACAGAAGAATGGCCGGCTACTCGCCGAGCAGAAGCGCGAGCAGGCCGCCATCGAGGCCGCCAAAAAGCCCGCGGACACACCCGCCGCCACGCCGACTGCGCCTGAAGACAAGGTGGGCACGCTGGTCGAGTCCGAGCCGCCGGCCCAGATGGCCGAGCAGCTTGTGACGATGGAGACCTCGGAGACGACTTTCACTTTCACCTCCATCGGTGGTGGCCTGAAGACCGCCGAGTTCAAGAATCAGACTCCCGGCTTGGAAGGCCCGGTGCTGCTCAATCGCCACGGCAGCAGCCCGATCGGCGCGATTGCCGATAGCCCGGACCGGCTGGAGGCGACCGCTTACGAATTCGTCGAGGGCGAGTCGGTGAAGTTCCCGGACTCCACGCACTACAAGTCGATCGTCTTCCGCGGCAAGCTGCCGTCTGGCCTGTGGGCCAAGAAGACCTGGTCGCTCCGCGAGACCGGCAACGAGGGCGACCCGTACACCCTCGATTTCAAGCTCCACCTGGAGAACAGCACGCAGGCCACCGTCAATCTGGAGAACTTCAGCCTCTTCCTCGGCGTCGCTTCCCCGCTCGACACGGTCGAGACCGCCGCGCAGACCGGTTTCGTCTGGCTGAATGACCGCAGCTTCACCTTCACGGCGGCCACCGCCTTCGCTGGCGGCTGGTTCAGCAAGGAGCGCTCGGTGATCACCGAGAGCCTGGAGAAGGCCGAGATCGCCGGTGTGGCGAACCAGTTCTTCGCCACCGCGATCAAGCTCAACGAACCGGGCAAGTCGCTGGTCTGGGCCAAGGTCGCCGACGTGACCCTCAAGCCCGGCGCGAAGCCGCTCAAGGCGGTCCGTGCCGGTCTCCAGCTCCCTGCCGCGACCCTCGCCCCCGGCGAGCCGAAGGTAATGAACTACGTCGTTTTTGCCGGCCCCAAGCAAAACCGTGTGCTCCGCAAGATGGGCGACGACTGGGGCAAGCTGATGAACTACGGCTTTTTCAGCCCCTTCAGCCGGTTCATGAACTGGTCGTTGTGGTGGGTCCACGCCGGTCTCGACAAGATCTCCGGCAAGTGGGCGTGGGGCCTCTCCGTCATCGTCCTGACCATCCTCCTGCGCACCGTCATCTGGCCGCTCTATAACCGCTCCAACCGGACCATGAAGCGGATGGCCAAGCTGAAGCCGGAGATCGACAAGCTGAAGGAGAAGTATCCGGACGATCCGCAGAAGATGAACACCGAGATGATGGGGATGTACCGCAAGTTCGGCATCAACCCGCTCGGTGGCTGTCTGCCGATGTTCGCCCAGCTGCCGATCTTCTTCGGCTTCTACTCGATGCTCCTGCACGCCGTCGAGATGCGCGGCCAAGAGTTCCTCTGGGTCACCGATCTGTCGCAGCCGGATACCATCGCCCACCTCGCGGGCATTCCGATCAATCCGCTGCCGATCGTAATGGCGTTCACCAGCTTCGCCCAGATGGCAATGATGCCGAATACCGGCGGCGACAAGACGCAGATGGCGATCATGAAGATGATGCCGTTCTTCTTCCTCTTCATCTGCTACAATTTCGCCTCGGCGCTGGCCCTCTACTGGACCGTCTCGAATATTTTCTCGATCGGCCAGACCTGGCTGTCCAACCGCCTGCCCGAGCCCGAGCTGAAGGCAAAGGCCGGTGGCTCCAGCAAGAGCTGGGTCGAACGGATGGCCGAAAAGCAAGCCGA
- the gcvP gene encoding aminomethyl-transferring glycine dehydrogenase, giving the protein MSVHSDFRSRHLGAIGSDREEMLRAIGYETLDTLADAAVPAGIRLEHELILPDAKSEPGALAWLKSIFSKNVLKKSCIGQGYYGTHVPGVIGRNILENPGWYTAYTPYQAEIAQGRLEALLNFQTMITELTGLDVANASLLDEGTAAAEAMSLALAGAPKGKAIFLSDACHPQTIAVVQTRAEPLGIEVKVGDWQTFDPASCEGLFAVIVQYPATCGSVYDYAGFFEKAHAAKAVTIVAADLLALTLLKAPGEFGADICVGSSQRFGVPMGFGGPHAGFMACKDALKRKMPGRLIGVSVDSRGKPGFRLSLQTREQHIRRDKATSNICTAQVLLAVMASMYAVYHGPEGLKHIASTVHKKTATLAASLKAAGVKVANDSFFDSLTVIVPDVAAIINKAADRGYNLRPMGEFVGIAFDETTTCEDVAALADVFGATVVEAQGTGWDAVLSRGTDFLTQKVFNSYHSETEMLRYLKRLESKDLALNESMIPLGSCTMKLNATSEMLPLSWPEVSSIHPFVPADQSQGYREMLGLLEDWLAEITGFAAVSLQPNAGSQGEYAGLLAIRRYHLSRGDEHRNVCLIPVSAHGTNPASAVMVGMKVVGVKCDDQGNIDVPDLKARIEEHRENLSCLMVTYPSTHGVFEETIVEICEAIHGAGGQVYMDGANMNAQVGLTSPGRIGADVCHLNLHKTFCIPHGGGGPGVGPIGVAKQLVPFLPGHAELSDKEGAVCSAPWGSASINTISWMYIAMMGADGLKEATQLAILNANYMAKRLSGFFPVLYTAPNGLVAHECIIDVRPLSDKSGITVEDVAKRLMDYGFHAPTMSWPVTGTLMIEPTESEAKGELDRFCDAMVSIHGEMMAVANGEADANDNVLKNAPHTADSVVADDWKHAYTREQAAYPLPYLRQHKFWPSVGRVDNVHGDRNLVCTCDSVEAYAAAAAQ; this is encoded by the coding sequence ATGTCCGTCCACTCCGACTTCCGCAGCCGCCATCTGGGAGCCATCGGTTCCGACCGCGAGGAAATGCTCCGCGCCATCGGTTACGAAACGCTCGACACCCTCGCCGATGCGGCCGTGCCGGCAGGCATCCGGCTGGAGCACGAGCTCATCCTGCCGGACGCGAAGAGCGAGCCGGGAGCCCTCGCCTGGCTGAAGTCGATTTTCTCCAAGAACGTCCTCAAGAAGTCCTGCATCGGCCAGGGCTACTACGGCACCCACGTCCCTGGCGTGATCGGCCGGAATATCCTGGAAAATCCCGGCTGGTACACCGCCTACACGCCGTATCAGGCCGAGATCGCCCAGGGGCGCCTCGAGGCGCTGCTGAATTTCCAGACGATGATCACCGAGCTGACCGGGCTGGACGTGGCGAATGCCTCGCTGCTCGATGAAGGCACCGCCGCAGCGGAGGCCATGAGCCTCGCGCTGGCCGGTGCGCCGAAGGGCAAGGCGATCTTCCTTTCCGATGCCTGCCACCCGCAGACCATCGCCGTGGTGCAGACCCGCGCCGAGCCGCTGGGGATCGAGGTGAAGGTCGGCGACTGGCAGACCTTCGACCCCGCTTCCTGCGAAGGTCTCTTCGCGGTGATCGTTCAGTATCCTGCGACCTGTGGCTCGGTGTATGACTACGCGGGTTTCTTTGAAAAGGCCCACGCGGCCAAGGCGGTCACGATCGTCGCCGCGGACCTGCTGGCGCTGACCTTGCTGAAGGCCCCCGGTGAATTCGGTGCCGATATTTGCGTCGGCTCCAGCCAGCGCTTCGGCGTGCCGATGGGCTTCGGCGGTCCGCATGCGGGCTTCATGGCGTGCAAGGACGCGCTCAAGCGCAAGATGCCGGGCCGCCTGATCGGCGTGTCGGTGGACTCGCGTGGCAAGCCGGGCTTCCGCCTCTCGCTCCAGACCCGCGAGCAACACATCCGCCGCGACAAGGCCACTTCTAACATCTGCACCGCCCAGGTGCTGCTGGCCGTGATGGCCTCGATGTATGCGGTGTATCACGGCCCGGAAGGCCTCAAGCACATCGCCAGCACCGTGCACAAGAAGACCGCCACGCTCGCCGCCTCGCTGAAGGCCGCCGGGGTGAAAGTCGCCAATGACAGCTTCTTCGACTCGCTCACCGTCATCGTTCCCGATGTGGCTGCGATCATCAACAAGGCCGCCGACCGGGGCTACAATCTCCGCCCGATGGGTGAGTTCGTCGGCATTGCCTTCGATGAAACGACGACCTGCGAGGACGTCGCCGCCCTCGCCGATGTCTTCGGCGCGACGGTCGTCGAGGCGCAGGGCACCGGCTGGGATGCAGTGCTTTCCCGCGGCACCGATTTCCTCACGCAGAAGGTCTTCAACAGCTACCACTCCGAGACCGAGATGCTGCGCTACCTCAAGCGCCTCGAGTCGAAGGACCTCGCGCTGAACGAGTCAATGATCCCGCTGGGCTCGTGCACGATGAAGCTCAATGCGACCTCCGAAATGCTGCCGCTGAGCTGGCCGGAAGTTTCCTCGATTCATCCCTTCGTGCCCGCCGACCAGAGCCAGGGCTACCGCGAGATGCTGGGCTTGTTAGAAGACTGGCTCGCGGAGATCACCGGCTTCGCCGCCGTGTCGCTGCAGCCGAATGCCGGTTCGCAGGGCGAATATGCCGGCCTGCTGGCGATCCGCCGCTATCACCTCTCGCGCGGCGATGAGCATCGCAATGTCTGCCTCATTCCCGTCTCCGCCCATGGCACCAATCCGGCCTCCGCGGTGATGGTTGGCATGAAGGTCGTCGGCGTGAAGTGCGACGACCAGGGCAACATCGACGTGCCGGACCTCAAGGCGCGCATCGAGGAGCATCGCGAAAACCTTTCCTGCTTGATGGTCACCTATCCGTCCACGCACGGCGTGTTCGAGGAGACCATCGTCGAGATCTGCGAGGCCATCCACGGTGCGGGCGGCCAAGTCTATATGGACGGCGCGAACATGAATGCGCAGGTCGGCCTTACCAGCCCCGGCCGCATCGGCGCGGATGTCTGCCACCTGAACCTTCACAAGACCTTCTGCATCCCTCACGGCGGCGGTGGTCCCGGCGTCGGCCCGATTGGCGTGGCCAAGCAGCTGGTGCCTTTCCTGCCGGGACATGCCGAGCTTTCCGACAAGGAAGGCGCCGTCTGCTCCGCGCCATGGGGCAGCGCCTCGATCAACACCATTTCGTGGATGTACATCGCGATGATGGGTGCGGATGGCCTCAAGGAAGCCACCCAGCTGGCAATCCTCAACGCGAACTACATGGCCAAGCGCCTGTCCGGTTTCTTCCCGGTGCTCTACACCGCGCCGAATGGTCTGGTGGCGCACGAATGCATCATCGATGTCCGCCCGCTTTCCGACAAAAGCGGCATCACCGTCGAGGACGTGGCGAAGCGTCTGATGGACTACGGCTTCCACGCGCCGACCATGAGCTGGCCGGTTACCGGCACGCTGATGATCGAGCCGACCGAGTCCGAGGCAAAGGGCGAGCTCGACCGCTTCTGCGATGCGATGGTCTCCATCCACGGCGAGATGATGGCCGTGGCGAATGGCGAGGCCGACGCGAACGACAACGTGCTCAAGAACGCCCCGCACACCGCCGACTCGGTGGTCGCGGACGATTGGAAGCATGCCTACACCCGCGAGCAGGCCGCCTACCCGCTGCCGTATCTGCGCCAGCACAAGTTCTGGCCGTCGGTCGGCCGCGTCGACAACGTCCACGGCGACCGCAACCTCGTCTGCACCTGCGATAGCGTGGAGGCTTATGCAGCTGCAGCGGCACAGTAG
- the yidD gene encoding membrane protein insertion efficiency factor YidD encodes MKRLIRIAIRGYQIFLNPVLKALGGPNSGCRFTPSCSNYFLQAVEAHGSIKGSWLGVCRIFRCHPWGGCGYDPVPPKPGAATADAHHPAGPDA; translated from the coding sequence ATGAAGCGCCTCATCCGAATCGCCATCCGCGGCTACCAGATTTTTCTCAACCCCGTGCTCAAGGCGCTGGGCGGGCCGAACAGCGGCTGCCGTTTCACGCCGAGCTGTTCGAACTATTTCCTGCAGGCGGTCGAAGCTCACGGGTCCATCAAAGGTTCGTGGCTCGGGGTCTGCCGGATTTTCCGCTGTCATCCGTGGGGGGGCTGTGGTTATGACCCCGTCCCGCCGAAACCGGGCGCTGCAACTGCCGATGCCCACCATCCCGCCGGGCCGGACGCCTGA
- a CDS encoding GNAT family N-acetyltransferase, whose product MSQGPSSSAVANRPKVIPATIEDLPALTDLVVELFAESDEFTSNHEVQERGLALILEQPSRGRIFVVRNETRIIGMVNLLFTISTAMGGFVILMEDVIVHPAHRGQGYGSMLLDYVIDFAKQKDFKRITLLTDKISAESQNFFRKNGFEYSNMIPMRRIVTG is encoded by the coding sequence GTGAGCCAAGGACCGTCCTCCAGCGCCGTCGCCAACCGACCCAAGGTCATCCCCGCGACCATCGAGGACCTTCCCGCGCTCACCGATCTGGTCGTGGAGCTGTTTGCCGAGTCGGACGAATTCACCTCGAACCACGAGGTTCAGGAGCGCGGTCTCGCGCTGATCCTGGAGCAACCCAGCCGCGGGCGCATCTTCGTGGTGCGAAACGAAACGCGGATCATCGGCATGGTGAACCTGCTGTTCACCATTTCCACTGCCATGGGCGGATTCGTGATCCTGATGGAAGACGTGATCGTTCACCCGGCCCACCGCGGCCAGGGCTACGGCTCCATGCTGCTCGATTACGTCATCGATTTCGCCAAGCAGAAGGACTTCAAGCGCATCACCCTGCTGACCGACAAGATCAGCGCCGAATCGCAGAACTTCTTCCGCAAGAATGGCTTCGAGTATTCCAACATGATCCCCATGCGGCGGATCGTCACCGGCTAG
- a CDS encoding 8-oxo-dGTP diphosphatase, translated as MSPSPIDWASWRAEIHATLMFIVRDGEILLIEKKRGLGAGKINGPGGKIDPGETPLECAVRETQEELGITALRPVKMGELHFAMGTIPDILCHVFFARDFEGRPVETVEAKPLWCRLADIPYDRMWKDDIHWLPQMLDGRKFFGRFIFDGEEDIVWQDLEWDVHWPS; from the coding sequence ATGTCTCCATCCCCGATCGATTGGGCCAGTTGGCGCGCGGAAATCCACGCCACGCTGATGTTCATCGTCCGGGACGGGGAGATCCTCTTAATCGAAAAGAAGCGTGGGCTCGGCGCGGGCAAGATCAATGGCCCGGGCGGCAAGATTGATCCGGGCGAGACGCCGCTGGAGTGCGCCGTGCGGGAGACCCAGGAGGAGCTGGGCATCACCGCGCTGAGACCGGTGAAGATGGGCGAACTCCATTTCGCGATGGGGACGATCCCGGACATCCTTTGCCACGTCTTCTTCGCCCGTGATTTCGAGGGCCGGCCGGTCGAGACGGTGGAGGCAAAGCCCTTGTGGTGCCGGCTGGCGGACATTCCCTACGACCGGATGTGGAAAGACGACATCCACTGGCTGCCGCAGATGCTAGACGGCCGGAAGTTCTTCGGCCGCTTCATCTTCGATGGCGAGGAGGACATCGTCTGGCAGGATTTGGAGTGGGATGTCCACTGGCCGTCGTGA
- the rnpA gene encoding ribonuclease P protein component, producing MRLPRKHSMTKRADFARARKDGQAKAGRFVVLSTLADPALPCLTVAVITTRKVGKAHDRNLLRRRIRAILQLHGERIADPKRLLVTIPRPGSSSATYAELEADWLKQAKRLGLLS from the coding sequence ATGCGCCTCCCGCGGAAGCACAGCATGACGAAGCGCGCGGACTTTGCCCGCGCGCGGAAAGACGGCCAGGCGAAAGCCGGCCGTTTTGTCGTGCTCAGTACTCTCGCCGATCCGGCGCTGCCGTGCCTGACGGTCGCCGTCATCACCACGCGGAAAGTGGGGAAGGCGCACGACCGCAATTTGCTGCGCCGCCGCATCCGCGCGATCCTACAGCTCCATGGTGAGCGCATCGCCGATCCGAAGCGCCTGCTGGTCACCATCCCGCGGCCCGGCTCTTCCTCCGCCACCTACGCCGAGCTGGAGGCCGATTGGCTGAAGCAGGCGAAACGTCTCGGCTTACTTTCCTAG
- the trpB gene encoding tryptophan synthase subunit beta produces MPVPTLPDATGHFGKFGGMFVPETLMAPLQELSAAYDAARKDPEFQRELDDLLTNYVGRPTPLYFAERWTEKLGGAKIYLKREDLLHTGAHKINNAIGQILLAKRLGKKRIIAETGAGQHGVATATVCARFGMDCVVYMGAVDMERQALNVARMKLMGAEVRAVTAGQATLKEAVNEAMRDWVATVDHTHYILGSALGAHPFPMMVRDFHRVIGVEAREQILLKEGRLPDLLVACVGGGSNAIGLFHPFLQDDDVRMVGVEAGGLGILPEKHAARFQGGKLGVLQGTKTWLLANDDGQIELTHSVSAGLDYAAVGPEHAYLQDIGRVEYTYATDDEALAAFKELAHTEGILPALESAHAMAYVSKIAGSLPKTSILIANLSGRGDKDVEQAAKYLLGGV; encoded by the coding sequence ATGCCCGTTCCCACGCTTCCCGATGCCACCGGCCACTTTGGCAAATTTGGCGGCATGTTCGTGCCCGAGACCCTGATGGCCCCTTTGCAGGAGCTGTCGGCCGCCTACGACGCCGCCCGCAAGGACCCGGAATTCCAGCGCGAGCTTGATGACCTGCTGACGAACTACGTCGGTCGTCCCACGCCTCTCTACTTCGCCGAGCGGTGGACCGAGAAACTCGGCGGCGCGAAGATTTACCTGAAGCGCGAGGACCTGCTACACACCGGCGCGCACAAGATTAACAACGCCATCGGCCAGATCCTGCTGGCGAAACGGCTCGGGAAGAAGCGGATCATCGCCGAAACCGGGGCCGGCCAGCACGGCGTGGCCACCGCGACCGTCTGTGCACGCTTCGGGATGGACTGCGTGGTTTACATGGGTGCCGTGGATATGGAGCGGCAGGCTTTGAATGTCGCCCGCATGAAGCTGATGGGTGCGGAAGTCCGCGCGGTGACTGCCGGGCAGGCCACGCTCAAGGAAGCGGTGAATGAAGCGATGCGCGACTGGGTCGCCACCGTCGATCATACGCACTATATCCTGGGCTCGGCGCTGGGGGCGCATCCGTTCCCGATGATGGTACGCGATTTCCACCGGGTGATCGGAGTCGAGGCTCGCGAGCAGATTTTGCTAAAGGAAGGCCGCTTGCCGGACCTGCTCGTCGCCTGTGTGGGCGGCGGGTCGAATGCGATCGGCCTGTTCCATCCCTTCTTGCAGGACGATGACGTCCGCATGGTCGGTGTGGAAGCCGGTGGTCTCGGGATCTTGCCGGAGAAGCACGCGGCCCGCTTCCAAGGCGGCAAGCTCGGCGTGCTGCAGGGCACCAAGACGTGGTTGCTCGCGAACGACGACGGCCAGATCGAGCTGACGCATTCGGTTTCTGCGGGTCTGGATTACGCTGCGGTGGGGCCGGAGCACGCGTATCTGCAAGACATTGGCCGGGTGGAATACACCTACGCGACCGACGACGAGGCACTTGCCGCGTTCAAGGAGCTGGCGCACACCGAGGGGATCCTGCCGGCGCTGGAGAGTGCGCACGCGATGGCCTATGTTTCGAAGATCGCGGGGAGTCTCCCGAAGACTTCCATCCTCATCGCGAACCTTTCGGGGCGTGGGGACAAGGATGTGGAGCAGGCGGCGAAGTATCTGCTGGGAGGGGTTTGA